In Brachypodium distachyon strain Bd21 chromosome 2, Brachypodium_distachyon_v3.0, whole genome shotgun sequence, one genomic interval encodes:
- the LOC100824796 gene encoding tyrosine--tRNA ligase 1, cytoplasmic isoform X1 has protein sequence MEAILARVYALVANGCKRPMNRYFQVSASPGRCSTMPQQLRHLCLRPEQSENPPEGQHRQNNSGRAPSSPADIPEENWSMQHNNITVENSADPAVDPTRDTVEGSFGDRVATLKTIGWDRVCEYQLELLLKKKPACICYVWCDPFPTMNIFQGIIKTMYVNKMVNSGCKVKILMADCFAQLNHQIGGNPNKMRNIGLYNIEMWKAAGMAFDGVELVWLSDEISRHADTYWPHLSWILEGETL, from the exons ATGGAGGCAATATTAGCTAGGGTATATGCACTGGTGGCCAATGGATGCAAGCGCCCGATGAATAGGTATTTCCAGGTCTCCGCCTCGCCGGGCCGCTGCTCCACCATGCCACAGCAGCTCCGTCACCTCTGCCTTAGGCCGGAACAATCGGAAAATCCTCCAGAAGGACAGCACCGACAAAATAATAGCGG GCGAGCTCCATCAAGTCCGGCCGACATACCTGAAGAAAACTGGAGCATGCAGCACAATAATATCACCGTGGAGAATTCTGCTGATCCTGCTGTCGACCCTACTAG AGATACTGTGGAAGGGAGTTTTGGTGACAGAGTTGCAACACTGAAGACCATTGGGTGGGATCGTGTCTGCGAGTATCAGCTAGAGTTACTGCTAAAGAAGAAACCTGCCTGCATTTGCTATGTTTGGTGTGATCCCTTCCCCACGATGAATATATTCCAG GGGATCATAAAGACAATGTACGTCAATAAGATGGTTAACTCTGGTTGCAAAGTTAAAATCCTAATGGCAGACTGTTTTGCCCAGTTGAACCACCAGATTGGTGGCAATCCCAATAAAATGCGAAATATTGGCTTATACAATATTGAGATGTGGAAAGCAGCTGGCATGGCTTTTGATGGGGTAGAGCTAGTGTGGTTGTCAGATGAAATAAGTCGCCATGCCGACACATACTGGCCACACTTGTCATGGATATTGGAAGGAGAAACACTGTGA